In a single window of the Salvelinus alpinus chromosome 15, SLU_Salpinus.1, whole genome shotgun sequence genome:
- the LOC139539439 gene encoding WD repeat-containing protein 47-like isoform X2: MDKFDKKRFRYIVLKQKFLEALCVNNAMSAADDPQNLELSMQEAVRCLHSLEVFCPSKEDYSKLCLLLTLPCLTQHAEFKDWNPSTARVHCFEEACAMVAEFIPADRKLSEAGFRASGNRLFQLLIKGVLYECCVEFCQSKATGEEITEDEVLLDVDMLCGNGCDELDLSLLSWLQNLSPGAFSCAFQQKTLAIHVDRLVKPTKAGHADLLTPLISRLSPCPSSPLQRPQSADTYMSRSLNPVLDGLSHGLAAQAQNKRGTEGSVRPALSQSMVENNVHQLDDDSPERIVPPVLVLASSGPNVMRTPLAPGTDGGPPNEKEHDSEQVQEYYRQKKRVQQHLEQKQQQRQLYQQMLLEGGVHTQEGPDAQHNLTEKFLNRSIQKLEEMNVGMDNVGEGGVQSVSQQCNGTPGPNSSTQTQETGPLKDKPGGISSTPLMAGSQGMPSFDESPVQNTRSDQRNRATLPTLQDDSGGSAMRNNSQKMEKSKAQFVAVNSLEDTQALRAVAFHPTGALYAVGSNSKTLRVCAYPDTLNTSGSGPVKQPVVRFRRNKHHKGSIYCVAWSHCGQLLATGSNDKYVKVLPFNAETCNATGPDLEFSMHDGTIRDLAFMEGPESGGSILISAGAGDCNIYTTDCQRGQGLHALSGHTGHILSLYTWGGWMIATGSQDKTVRFWDLRVPSCVRVVGTALHGSGSAVASVAVDPSARLLATGQEDCSCMLYDIRGGRMVQTYRPHTSDVRSVRFSPGAHYLLTGSYDNKVIITDLQGDLTKQLPLTVAAEHEDKVIQCRWHTHDLSFLSSSADRTVKLWAQCP; encoded by the exons ATGGACAAGTTTGACAAAAAGAG GTTCCGCTACATCGTCCTGAAGCAGAAATTTCTGGAGGCCCTGTGTGTAAATAACGCCATGTCAGCTGCTGACGACCCTCAGAAT CTGGAGCTGTCCATGCAGGAAGCGGTCAGGTGTctccacagcctggaggtgttctGTCCCTCTAAAGAGGACTACAGTAAACTCTGCCTGCTCCTCACGCTGCCCTGCCTCACCCAACACGCTGAGTTCAAGGACTGGAACCCCAGCACGGCCCGGGTGCACTGCTTCGAGGAGGCCTGCGCCATGGTGGCTGAGTTCATCCCTGCCGACAGGAAGCTGAGCGAGGCCGGGTTCAGGGCCAGCGGCAACCGCCTCTTCCAGCTGCTCATCAAAGGAGTTTTGTACGAGTGCTGTGTGGAGTTCTGTCAG AGCAAAGCCACGGGGGAGGAGATCACGGAGGACGAGGTGCTCTTGGACGTGGACATGTTGTGTGGCAATGGCTGCGACGAACTCGACCTCTCCCTGCTCTCGTGGCTCCAGAACCTCTCGCCAGGCGCCTTCTCCTGCGCCTTTCAGCAGAAAACCCTGGCCATCCACGTGGATCGCCTGGTCAAGCCGACCAAAGCCGGCCACGCCGACCTGCTCACCCCCCTCATCAGCCGGCTTTCCCCCTGTCCCTCCTCACCCCTGCAGAGGCCCCAGTCGGCAGACACCTACATGTCTCGGTCCCTGAACCCGGTGCTGGACGGGCTGTCCCATGGCCTGGCGGCCCAGGCCCAGAACAAGAGGGGCACGGAGGGCAGCGTGAGACCGGCGCTCAGCCAAAGCATGGTGGAGAATAACGTGCACCAGCTGGACGACGACTCGCCAGAAAG GATTGTCCCACCGGTTCTGGTTCTGGCCTCCAGTGGACCAAATGTCATGCGCACCCCTCTGGCCCCCGGGACGGACGGTGGGCCGCCAAATGAAAAAGAG CATGACAGTGAGCAGGTCCAGGAGTACTACAGGCAGAAGAAGCGTGTTCAGCAGCACTTGGAGCAgaagcagcagcagagacagcTGTACCAGCAGATGCTGCTGGAGGGAGGGGTTCACACACAGGAGGGGCCAGATGCCCAGCATAACCTCACTGAGAAGTTCCTCAACAG gtccatCCAGAAGCTGGAGGAGATGAACGTGGGAATGGACAATGTGGGAGAGGGGGGGGTCCAGTCTGTGAGCCAGCAGTGTAACGGGACCCCTGGACCCAACTCTAGTACCCAGACCCAAGAGACAGGCCCTCTCAAGGACAAGCCGGGGGGGATCAGCAGCACCCCTCTCATGGCAGGGTCTCAGGGCATGCCCTCCTTCGACGAGTCCCCCGTCCAGAACACTCGGAG TGATCAAAGAAACAGGGCCACTCTGCCTACGCTTCAGGATGATTCGGGCGGCTCCGCGATGCGCAACAATTCTCAGAAG ATGGAGAAGTCCAAGGCCCAGTTTGTGGCAGTGAACAGTCTGGAGGACACGCAGGCGTTGCGCGCTGTGGCCTTCCACCCCACGGGGGCGCTGTACGCCGTGGGCTCCAACTCCAAAACCCTGCGTGTCTGTGCTTACCCAGACACCCTCAACACAAG TGGGTCAGGCCCAGTCAAGCAGCCGGTGGTGCGCTTCAGAAGGAACAAACATCACAAGGGTTCCATCTACTGCGTGGCCTGGAGTCACTGTGGACAACTGCTGGCCACCGGCTCCAATGATAAATATGTCAAAGTGCTGCCCTTCAACGCAGAAACCTGCAATGCCACag ggcccGACCTGGAGTTCAGTATGCATGACGGCACCATCAGAGACCTGGCGTTCATGGAGGGTCCTGAGAGTGGAGGATCCATCCTGATCAGCGCCGGAGCCGGAGACTGTAACATCTACACCACTGACTGCCAGAGAGGACAGGGGCTGCACGCTCTCAGTGggcatacag GCCACATCCTGTCTCTGTACACGTGGGGTGGCTGGATGATCGCCACGGGCTCCCAGGATAAGACTGTCCGCTTCTGGGACCTGAGAGTCCCCAGCTGTGTGAGGGTGGTGGGGACAGCCCTGCATGGCTCTG GCAGTGCAGTGGCCTCGGTAGCTGTTGACCCCAGCGCTCGTCTCTTGGCAACGGGACAAGAGGACTGCAGCTGCATGCTCTATGACATCAGAGGAGGCCGGATGGTGCAGACGTACCGCCCACACACTAGCGACGTGCGCTCCGTCCGTTTCTCTCCCGGGGCACACTATCTGCTCACAGGTTCCTACGACAACAAAGTCATCATCACTGACCTGCAAG GTGACCTGACGAAGCAGCTTCCTCTGACGGTGGCGGCGGAGCACGAGGACAAGGTCATCCAGTGTAGGTGGCACACGCACGAcctctccttcctgtcctcctccGCAGACAGAACAGTCAAACTCTGGGCCCAGTGTCCATGA
- the LOC139539439 gene encoding WD repeat-containing protein 47-like isoform X1: MTAEETINIKEVEVIKLMLDFLNSRKLHISMLALEKESGVINGLYSDDMLFLRQLILDGQWEEVLQFIQPLEGMDKFDKKRFRYIVLKQKFLEALCVNNAMSAADDPQNLELSMQEAVRCLHSLEVFCPSKEDYSKLCLLLTLPCLTQHAEFKDWNPSTARVHCFEEACAMVAEFIPADRKLSEAGFRASGNRLFQLLIKGVLYECCVEFCQSKATGEEITEDEVLLDVDMLCGNGCDELDLSLLSWLQNLSPGAFSCAFQQKTLAIHVDRLVKPTKAGHADLLTPLISRLSPCPSSPLQRPQSADTYMSRSLNPVLDGLSHGLAAQAQNKRGTEGSVRPALSQSMVENNVHQLDDDSPERIVPPVLVLASSGPNVMRTPLAPGTDGGPPNEKEHDSEQVQEYYRQKKRVQQHLEQKQQQRQLYQQMLLEGGVHTQEGPDAQHNLTEKFLNRSIQKLEEMNVGMDNVGEGGVQSVSQQCNGTPGPNSSTQTQETGPLKDKPGGISSTPLMAGSQGMPSFDESPVQNTRSDQRNRATLPTLQDDSGGSAMRNNSQKMEKSKAQFVAVNSLEDTQALRAVAFHPTGALYAVGSNSKTLRVCAYPDTLNTSGSGPVKQPVVRFRRNKHHKGSIYCVAWSHCGQLLATGSNDKYVKVLPFNAETCNATGPDLEFSMHDGTIRDLAFMEGPESGGSILISAGAGDCNIYTTDCQRGQGLHALSGHTGHILSLYTWGGWMIATGSQDKTVRFWDLRVPSCVRVVGTALHGSGSAVASVAVDPSARLLATGQEDCSCMLYDIRGGRMVQTYRPHTSDVRSVRFSPGAHYLLTGSYDNKVIITDLQGDLTKQLPLTVAAEHEDKVIQCRWHTHDLSFLSSSADRTVKLWAQCP; encoded by the exons GCAGTTGATTCTAGATGGCCAATGGGAAGAGGTCCTACAATTCATTCAGCCTTTAGAAGGCATGGACAAGTTTGACAAAAAGAG GTTCCGCTACATCGTCCTGAAGCAGAAATTTCTGGAGGCCCTGTGTGTAAATAACGCCATGTCAGCTGCTGACGACCCTCAGAAT CTGGAGCTGTCCATGCAGGAAGCGGTCAGGTGTctccacagcctggaggtgttctGTCCCTCTAAAGAGGACTACAGTAAACTCTGCCTGCTCCTCACGCTGCCCTGCCTCACCCAACACGCTGAGTTCAAGGACTGGAACCCCAGCACGGCCCGGGTGCACTGCTTCGAGGAGGCCTGCGCCATGGTGGCTGAGTTCATCCCTGCCGACAGGAAGCTGAGCGAGGCCGGGTTCAGGGCCAGCGGCAACCGCCTCTTCCAGCTGCTCATCAAAGGAGTTTTGTACGAGTGCTGTGTGGAGTTCTGTCAG AGCAAAGCCACGGGGGAGGAGATCACGGAGGACGAGGTGCTCTTGGACGTGGACATGTTGTGTGGCAATGGCTGCGACGAACTCGACCTCTCCCTGCTCTCGTGGCTCCAGAACCTCTCGCCAGGCGCCTTCTCCTGCGCCTTTCAGCAGAAAACCCTGGCCATCCACGTGGATCGCCTGGTCAAGCCGACCAAAGCCGGCCACGCCGACCTGCTCACCCCCCTCATCAGCCGGCTTTCCCCCTGTCCCTCCTCACCCCTGCAGAGGCCCCAGTCGGCAGACACCTACATGTCTCGGTCCCTGAACCCGGTGCTGGACGGGCTGTCCCATGGCCTGGCGGCCCAGGCCCAGAACAAGAGGGGCACGGAGGGCAGCGTGAGACCGGCGCTCAGCCAAAGCATGGTGGAGAATAACGTGCACCAGCTGGACGACGACTCGCCAGAAAG GATTGTCCCACCGGTTCTGGTTCTGGCCTCCAGTGGACCAAATGTCATGCGCACCCCTCTGGCCCCCGGGACGGACGGTGGGCCGCCAAATGAAAAAGAG CATGACAGTGAGCAGGTCCAGGAGTACTACAGGCAGAAGAAGCGTGTTCAGCAGCACTTGGAGCAgaagcagcagcagagacagcTGTACCAGCAGATGCTGCTGGAGGGAGGGGTTCACACACAGGAGGGGCCAGATGCCCAGCATAACCTCACTGAGAAGTTCCTCAACAG gtccatCCAGAAGCTGGAGGAGATGAACGTGGGAATGGACAATGTGGGAGAGGGGGGGGTCCAGTCTGTGAGCCAGCAGTGTAACGGGACCCCTGGACCCAACTCTAGTACCCAGACCCAAGAGACAGGCCCTCTCAAGGACAAGCCGGGGGGGATCAGCAGCACCCCTCTCATGGCAGGGTCTCAGGGCATGCCCTCCTTCGACGAGTCCCCCGTCCAGAACACTCGGAG TGATCAAAGAAACAGGGCCACTCTGCCTACGCTTCAGGATGATTCGGGCGGCTCCGCGATGCGCAACAATTCTCAGAAG ATGGAGAAGTCCAAGGCCCAGTTTGTGGCAGTGAACAGTCTGGAGGACACGCAGGCGTTGCGCGCTGTGGCCTTCCACCCCACGGGGGCGCTGTACGCCGTGGGCTCCAACTCCAAAACCCTGCGTGTCTGTGCTTACCCAGACACCCTCAACACAAG TGGGTCAGGCCCAGTCAAGCAGCCGGTGGTGCGCTTCAGAAGGAACAAACATCACAAGGGTTCCATCTACTGCGTGGCCTGGAGTCACTGTGGACAACTGCTGGCCACCGGCTCCAATGATAAATATGTCAAAGTGCTGCCCTTCAACGCAGAAACCTGCAATGCCACag ggcccGACCTGGAGTTCAGTATGCATGACGGCACCATCAGAGACCTGGCGTTCATGGAGGGTCCTGAGAGTGGAGGATCCATCCTGATCAGCGCCGGAGCCGGAGACTGTAACATCTACACCACTGACTGCCAGAGAGGACAGGGGCTGCACGCTCTCAGTGggcatacag GCCACATCCTGTCTCTGTACACGTGGGGTGGCTGGATGATCGCCACGGGCTCCCAGGATAAGACTGTCCGCTTCTGGGACCTGAGAGTCCCCAGCTGTGTGAGGGTGGTGGGGACAGCCCTGCATGGCTCTG GCAGTGCAGTGGCCTCGGTAGCTGTTGACCCCAGCGCTCGTCTCTTGGCAACGGGACAAGAGGACTGCAGCTGCATGCTCTATGACATCAGAGGAGGCCGGATGGTGCAGACGTACCGCCCACACACTAGCGACGTGCGCTCCGTCCGTTTCTCTCCCGGGGCACACTATCTGCTCACAGGTTCCTACGACAACAAAGTCATCATCACTGACCTGCAAG GTGACCTGACGAAGCAGCTTCCTCTGACGGTGGCGGCGGAGCACGAGGACAAGGTCATCCAGTGTAGGTGGCACACGCACGAcctctccttcctgtcctcctccGCAGACAGAACAGTCAAACTCTGGGCCCAGTGTCCATGA